A stretch of the Solanum dulcamara chromosome 6, daSolDulc1.2, whole genome shotgun sequence genome encodes the following:
- the LOC129892675 gene encoding uncharacterized protein LOC129892675 yields MGNCMRSSRAHVVVHDDDEDKKVEELAQKAKEQSKRRKSVRFKVVDNDVDDEEKKAEEGKKMMMKKGHVVRIRVVVTQEELKQILNGKLDFSSKDELLRKIKSASIRSNNKRRLYEDGSNFSYGKMTSRSCTSWRPVLESIQEDN; encoded by the coding sequence ATGGGAAATTGCATgagaagtagtagagctcatgTTGTAGttcatgatgatgatgaagacaAAAAAGTTGAGGAATTAGCACAAAAGGCAAAGGAACAAAGCAAGAGAAGAAAGAGTGTTAGATttaaagttgtagataatgatgttgatgatgaagaGAAAAAGGCAGAAGAGGGCAAAAAAATGATGATGAAAAAAGGTCATGTGGTGAGGATTAGGGTAGTGGTGACACAGGAAGAATTGAAGCAAATCTTGAATGGGAAATTGGATTTTTCATCAAAAGACgaacttttaagaaaaataaagtcaGCAAGTATTAGAAGTAACAACAAAAGAAGATTATATGAAGATGGATCTAATTTTTCTTATGGAAAAATGACTAGTCGTAGTTGCACAAGTTGGAGGCCTGTTCTTGAGAGCATTCAAGAAGACAATTAA
- the LOC129891762 gene encoding aconitate hydratase, cytoplasmic, producing the protein MYSNTARKYSSSAASSLLRASSSVSRPLASSSTAHAPCRAGVASSSSAISNQQRYSSTLRSLRCFVPRWSHGVDWKSPISLTAQIRTAAPALNGFHRKLATMAAENPFKGILTGLPKPGGGEFGKFYSLPALNDPRIDKLPYSIRILLESAIRNCDNFQVKKEDVEKIIDWENSAPKLVEIPFKPARVLLQDFTGVPAVVDLACMRDAMNNLGSDSDKINPLVPVDLVIDHSVQVDVARSENAVQANMELEFQRNKERFAFLKWGSNAFQNMLVVPPGSGIVHQVNLEYLGRVVFNREGLLYPDSVVGTDSHTTMIDGLGVAGWGVGGIEAEAAMLGQPMSMVLPGVVGFKLSGNLRNGVTATDLVLTVTQMLRKHGVVGKFVEFYGDGMSGLSLADRATIANMAPEYGATMGFFPVDHVTLQYLKLTGRSDEIVGMVEAYLRANNMFVDYNEPQHEKVYSSYLNLNLADVEPCLSGPKRPHDRVPLREMKSDWHACLDNKVGFKGFAVPKEVQDKVAKFSFHGQPAELKHGSVVIAAITSCTNTSNPSVMLGAALVAKKASELGLHVKPWVKTSLAPGSGVVTKYLLKSGLQKYLNQQGFNIVGYGCTTCIGNSGDLDESVASAISENDIVAAAVLSGNRNFEGRVHPLTRANYLASPPLVVAYALAGTVDIDFEKDPIGVGKDGKDVYFRDIWPSTEEIAEVVQSSVLPDMFKSTYESITKGNSMWNELSVPTSKLYKWDPNSTYIHEPPYFKGMTMDPPGPHGVKDAYCLLNFGDSITTDHISPAGSIHKDSPAARYLMERGVDRRDFNSYGSRRGNDEIMARGTFANIRLVNKLLNGEVGPKTVHVPSGEKLSVFDAAMKYKSAGQNTIILAGAEYGSGSSRDWAAKGPMLLGVKAVIAKSFERIHRSNLVGMGIVPLCFKAGEDADTLGLTGHERYTIDLPENISEIRPGQDITVKTDTGKSFTCVVRFDTEVELAYFNHGGILQYVIRQLTKQ; encoded by the exons ATGTATAGTAATACAGCTCGCAAATACTCTTCTTCTGCTGCTTCTTCATTATTGAGAGCATCTTCTTCAGTTTCAAGGCCTCTCGCTTCCAGTTCTACTGCTCACGCGCCTTGTCGTGCTGGGGTTGCTTCATCTTCCTCTGCTATCAGTAATCAGCAGCGTTATTCATCAACGCTCCGGTCTCTACGTTGTTTTGTGCCGAGGTGGAGCCACGGTGTTGATTGGAAGTCTCCGATCAGTCTTACTGCTCAGATCAGGACTGCTGCCCCTGCTCTCAACGGGTTCCATCGGAAACTAGCTACCATGG CTGCAGAGAACCCATTTAAAGGAATCCTCACTGGTCTTCCAAAGCCTGGAGGTGGTGAATTCGGAAAGTTCTATAGCCTACCTGCTCTCAATGATCCCAGGATTG ACAAGCTACCATATTCGATTAGAATTCTTCTCGAATCAGCAATCCGTAATTGTGATAACTTTCAAGTGAAAAAGGAAGATGTTGAAAAGATTATTGACTGGGAAAATTCTGCACCTAAGCTTGTGGAGATACCCTTCAAGCCTGCCCGTGTCTTGCTGCAG GATTTTACTGGTGTACCAGCTGTGGTGGACCTTGCTTGCATGCGTGATGCCATGAACAACCTTGGCAGTGATTCTGACAAGATCAATCCATTG GTTCCTGTCGACCTAGTTATTGATCACTCAGTTCAAGTTGATGTAGCAAGGTCAGAAAATGCAGTCCAGGCTAATATGGAGCTTGAATTCCAAAGAAACAAGGAGAGGTTCGCCTTTCTTAAGTGGGGATCCAATGCTTTCCAAAACATGCTTGTTGTTCCACCTGGGTCTGGTATTGTGCATCAG GTGAATCTTGAATATCTTGGAAGGGTTGTCTTTAACAGGGAAGGCTTGCTCTACCCAGATAGCGTGGTCGGAACAGATTCCCACACCACCATGATTGATGGGCTAGGAGTTGCTGGCTGGGGTGTCGGAGGTATTGAGGCAGAAGCTGCAATGCTTGGCCAG CCAATGAGCATGGTGTTGCCTGGAGTTGTTGGGTTCAAGCTATCAGGGAATTTGCGAAATGGTGTAACTGCCACCGACTTGGTTTTGACTGTCACTCAAATGCTGAGGAAGCATGGTGTTGTTGGAAAGTTTGTTGAATTCTATG GTGATGGAATGAGTGGGCTTTCATTGGCTGACAGGGCCACCATTGCAAACATGGCTCCTGAATATGGTGCAACAATGGGTTTCTTCCCTGTAGATCATGTTACTCTGCAATACCTCAAGTTAACAGGGAGAAGTGATGAAATA GTTGGAATGGTGGAGGCATATCTCCGTGCAAATAATATGTTTGTCGATTATAATGAG CCTCAACACGAAAAAGTGTACTCTTCTTATTTGAACCTAAACCTTGCCGATGTTGAACCATGTCTGTCAGGGCCAAAGAG ACCTCATGACCGCGTGCCTTTGAGAGAAATGAAGTCTGACTGGCATGCTTGCCTAGATAACAAAGTTGGATTCAAG GGATTTGCTGTGCCCAAAGAGGTGCAAGATAAAGTGGCCAAGTTTTCCTTCCATGGGCAACCTGCAGAGCTAAAACATGGCAGTGTTGTGATTGCTGCTATCACAAGTTGCACAAATACATCCAATCCTAGTGTCATGCTAGGAGCAGCTCTGGTTGCCAAAAAGGCATCTGAGCTGGGTCTACAT GTTAAGCCATGGGTTAAAACAAGCCTTGCCCCAGGCTCTGGTGTTGTTACAAAATATTTACTCAAGAG TGGGCTACAGAAGTATCTAAATCAGCAAGGTTTCAACATTGTTGGCTATGGCTGCACCACTTGTATTGGGAACTCTGGGGACTTGGATGAATCTGTTGCTTCTGCCATATCAGAGAACG AcattgttgctgctgctgtacTCTCCGGAAATCGAAACTTTGAGGGGCGTGTTCATCCCCTGACAAGAGCAAACTATCTTGCTTCACCTCCTTTGGTGGTTGCCTATGCTCTTGCTGGCACT GTTGATATAGACTTTGAGAAAGATCCAATTGGAGTGGGAAAGGATGGTAAGGATGTGTACTTCAGGGATATATGGCCATCAACTGAAGAAATTGCTGAG GTTGTTCAATCAAGTGTATTGCCAGACATGTTCAAGAGTACTTATGAAAGTATTACAAAGGGAAATTCCATGTGGAATGAATTATCTGTGCCAACATCAAAGCTGTACAAATGGGATCCTAATTCTACATACATTCATGAGCCACCATATTTCAAGGGTATGACCATGGATCCACCTGGACCCCATGGAGTGAAGGATGCTTACTGCTTGCTGAACTTTGGGGACAGTATTACTACAGATCACATTTCACCTGCTGGAAGCATTCATAAAGATAGCCCTGCTGCTAGGTATCTTATGGAGCGGGGTGTTGATCGGAGGGACTTCAACTCATATGGTAGCCGTCGTGGTAATGATGAAATTATGGCTAGGGGTACTTTTGCCAATATCCGCCTTGTAAACAAGCTGTTAAACGGGGAGGTTGGTCCAAAGACAGTCCACGTTCCTTCTGGAGAAAAGCTATCTGTGTTTGATGCTGCTATG AAATACAAATCTGCTGGGCAAAACACTATTATCTTGGCTGGAGCTGAATATGGAAGTGGAAGCTCCCGAGATTGGGCTGCCAAGGGCCCAATGTTGTTG GGAGTTAAAGCTGTAATTGCTAAGAGCTTCGAGAGGATTCATCGCAGTAACTTGGTAGGAATGGGTATTGTGCCTCTATGTTTTAAGGCTGGGGAGGATGCAGATACACTTGGATTGACAGGTCACGAGCGATATACCATTGATCTTCCTGAAAATATTAGTGAGATCCGCCCAGGGCAAGACATTACTGTAAAAACAGATACTGGAAAATCCTTCACCTGCGTAGTGCGGTTTGACACTGAG GTGGAGTTGGCTTATTTCAACCATGGAGGTATTCTTCAATATGTCATTCGTCAGTTGACCAAGCAATAA